The Poecilia reticulata strain Guanapo linkage group LG13, Guppy_female_1.0+MT, whole genome shotgun sequence genome has a segment encoding these proteins:
- the LOC103474315 gene encoding uncharacterized protein LOC103474315 isoform X1: protein MFNLIKKDKEKEGSRKEKKEKKERMSAAELRSLEEMSMRRGFFNLKREAKRESKNKVEISNPIPIKVASTNELSLTDIESDEFSNRSSMALDDQISVASSTDDLKGEGGGQDGHRSSVRDRVAHFGSLAKQNSSQMGQMMKRFSFSQRSKEESPSEGSTPSGQNSAAPSPQVESKVFNMLRKHSQKVQPEAADTKKVFIPELVDKIFPAPLQLPTVVAPIAPETRELELQRRNTGDFGFSLRRTTMLDRSPDGGVYRRVVHFAEPGAGTKDLALGLVPGDRLVEINGRNVENKSRDEIVEMIRQSGDTVRLKVQPILELSELSRCWLRHIEGLRREARHIKEENKAGGKSLEVDRLASRAQSVPGLDPGRAIFRAKSPSAASWDESAGPARGSAPPIITVPVKVTELFKSPETPLKMTFKLNRSKPSQVQTIEAASSGHGNDENNGESIPNGLNNGNVDPLDTNTSQMDLTDEQRTAHKTEGNVVPLVIKNVVSIQGDEAKMLTQNLGKTKEEAKFTAEAVKTVQAPRTAPLTKTVPAFFFKHDIIKTENKASIPQALTHFMIGDKRKGLCSQTRKEQVEKGKPPEEKKKSELMETNRECTEGTTTQVLQDTDYFTYLKTSSAPIGLPQTASKVTSRHSSLLSVEGFVAPPKSAPLTSCTDVTSATSSATPCSPPACKSSGLPPLHSVLSANPSQQASGSQEEFQWSRATYLTYESGEEDQFSPFQTSHVAVKKPPVWPGPCLS, encoded by the exons ATGTTTAATTTgataaagaaagacaaagagaaggaAGGGAGcaggaaagagaagaaagagaagaaggagaGAATGTCTGCAGCAGAGCTGCGCAGCCTGGAGGAGATGAGCATGAGGCGGGGTTTTTTCAATCTTAAGAGGGAGGCTAAGCGGGAGTCCAAGAACAAAGTGGAGATCTCCAACCCCATTCCTATCAAAGTGGCCAGCACCAATGAGCTGTCCCTCACTGACATTGAGTCAGATGAGTTCAGCAACCGAAGCAGCATGGCCTTGGACGATCAGATCAGTGTGGCCAGCTCCACTGATGACTTGAAAGGAGAGGGAGGAGGTCAGGACGGACATCGCAGCTCTGTACGGGACCGCGTGGCTCACTTTGGTTCTCTTGCCAAGCAGAACTCCTCACAGATGGGGCAGATGATGAAACGTTTCTCCTTCTCCCAGAGGAGCAAGGAAGAGAGCCCGTCAGAGGGCTCCACACCTTCTGGACAGAACTCTGCTGCTCCATCACCGCAGGTCGAAAGTAAAGTGTTCAACATGCTTCGCAAGCACAGCCAAAAAGTTCAACCAGAGGCGGCAGACACcaaaaaagttttcatcccTGAACTAGTTGATAAGATTTTTCCCGCACCTTTGCAGCTGCCTACTGTGGTTGCACCAATTGCCCCAGAAACACGggagctggagctgcagaggcGCAACACTGGTGACTTTGGGTTCTCTTTACGCCGAACCACTATGTTAGATCGCAGCCCTGATGGAGGGGTCTACAGGCGCGTGGTCCACTTCGCCGAGCCTGGTGCTGGCACTAAGGACTTGGCGCTTGGACTTGTGCCTGGCGACAGGCTGGTGGAGATAAACGGCCGGAATGTGGAGAACAAGAGCCGTGACGAGATAGTTGAGATGATCCGTCAGTCAGGAGACACAGTGAGGTTGAAGGTCCAGCCCATCCTGGAGCTGAGCGAGCTGAGCCGCTGCTGGCTGAGGCACATCGAGGGGCTGCGCAGAGAGGCCCGACAC ATCAAAGAAGAGAACAAGGCGGGAGGCAAAAGT TTGGAAGTTGACAGGCTGGCAAGCCGGGCCCAATCAGTCCCTGGTCTAGATCCTGGCAGAGCGATATTCAGGGCAAAAAGTccttcagcagcttcctgggATGAATCTGCTGGTCCTGCCCGAGGTTCCGCCCCACCAATCATCACAGTGCCTGTTAAAGTCACTGAGCTCTTCAAAAGCCCTGAAACACCACTGAAgatgacatttaaattaaacagatcTAAGCCTTCACAAGTCCAAACGATAGAGGCAGCTAGCTCTGGGCATGGAAACGATGAAAACAATGGCGAAAGTATTCCGAATGGTCTGAACAATGGTAATGTTGATCCTTTGGACACCAATACCAGCCAAATGGACCTTACAGATGAACAGAGGACAGCACACAAAACAGAAGGAAATGTGGTTCCTcttgttattaaaaatgttgtgtcCATACAGGGTGATGAGGCAAAGATGCTAACTCAAAATTTAGGAAAAACTAAAGAGGAAGCCAAATTTACAGCTGAAGCAGTCAAAACAGTTCAAGCACCAAGAACAGCTCCACTGACAAAGACAGTGCCAGCATTCTTCTTTAAACATGACattatcaaaacagaaaataaagcgAGTATTCCACAAGCACTGACACATTTTATGATCGGTGACAAAAGAAAAGGGCTTTGCTCACAAACCAGGAAGGAACAAGTAGAGAAAGGGAAACCacctgaagagaagaagaaaagtgagCTAATGGAAACAAATCGGGAGTGTACAGAGGGTACAACCACCCAGGTGTTACAGGATACcgattatttcacatatttaaagaCTTCATCAGCTCCTATTGGCTTACCTCAGACTGCTTCCAAAGTTACTTCTAGACATTCTTCTCTCCTTTCAGTTGAGGGATTTGTCGCACCTCCCAAGTCAGCTCCCCTGACTTCCTGTACAGATGTCACGTCTGCCACCTCTTCAGCCACTCCTTGTAGCCCACCTGCCTGTAAATCCTCGGGCTTGCCTCCACTGCATTCTGTCCTTAGTGCAAATCCCTCTCAACAAGCTTCAGGAAGTCAGGAAGAGTTCCAGTGGTCCCGTGCAACATATCTGACCTAC GAATCAGGGGAAGAGGATCAGTTTTCTCCTTTCCAGACGTCTCATGTTGCAGTTAAGAAACCTCCAGTGTGGCCTGGACCATGCCTGTCATAA
- the LOC103474315 gene encoding unconventional myosin-XVIIIa isoform X4 — MFNLIKKDKEKEGSRKEKKEKKERMSAAELRSLEEMSMRRGFFNLKREAKRESKNKVEISNPIPIKVASTNELSLTDIESDEFSNRSSMALDDQISVASSTDDLKGEGGGQDGHRSSVRDRVAHFGSLAKQNSSQMGQMMKRFSFSQRSKEESPSEGSTPSGQNSAAPSPQVESKVFNMLRKHSQKVQPEAADTKKVFIPELVDKIFPAPLQLPTVVAPIAPETRELELQRRNTGDFGFSLRRTTMLDRSPDGGVYRRVVHFAEPGAGTKDLALGLVPGDRLVEINGRNVENKSRDEIVEMIRQSGDTVRLKVQPILELSELSRCWLRHIEGLRREARHLLLLLFHLVSPN, encoded by the exons ATGTTTAATTTgataaagaaagacaaagagaaggaAGGGAGcaggaaagagaagaaagagaagaaggagaGAATGTCTGCAGCAGAGCTGCGCAGCCTGGAGGAGATGAGCATGAGGCGGGGTTTTTTCAATCTTAAGAGGGAGGCTAAGCGGGAGTCCAAGAACAAAGTGGAGATCTCCAACCCCATTCCTATCAAAGTGGCCAGCACCAATGAGCTGTCCCTCACTGACATTGAGTCAGATGAGTTCAGCAACCGAAGCAGCATGGCCTTGGACGATCAGATCAGTGTGGCCAGCTCCACTGATGACTTGAAAGGAGAGGGAGGAGGTCAGGACGGACATCGCAGCTCTGTACGGGACCGCGTGGCTCACTTTGGTTCTCTTGCCAAGCAGAACTCCTCACAGATGGGGCAGATGATGAAACGTTTCTCCTTCTCCCAGAGGAGCAAGGAAGAGAGCCCGTCAGAGGGCTCCACACCTTCTGGACAGAACTCTGCTGCTCCATCACCGCAGGTCGAAAGTAAAGTGTTCAACATGCTTCGCAAGCACAGCCAAAAAGTTCAACCAGAGGCGGCAGACACcaaaaaagttttcatcccTGAACTAGTTGATAAGATTTTTCCCGCACCTTTGCAGCTGCCTACTGTGGTTGCACCAATTGCCCCAGAAACACGggagctggagctgcagaggcGCAACACTGGTGACTTTGGGTTCTCTTTACGCCGAACCACTATGTTAGATCGCAGCCCTGATGGAGGGGTCTACAGGCGCGTGGTCCACTTCGCCGAGCCTGGTGCTGGCACTAAGGACTTGGCGCTTGGACTTGTGCCTGGCGACAGGCTGGTGGAGATAAACGGCCGGAATGTGGAGAACAAGAGCCGTGACGAGATAGTTGAGATGATCCGTCAGTCAGGAGACACAGTGAGGTTGAAGGTCCAGCCCATCCTGGAGCTGAGCGAGCTGAGCCGCTGCTGGCTGAGGCACATCGAGGGGCTGCGCAGAGAGGCCCGACAC CTACTCCTTCTCCTGTTCCATCTTGTCAGTCCCAACTAA
- the LOC103474315 gene encoding unconventional myosin-XVIIIa isoform X3: MFNLIKKDKEKEGSRKEKKEKKERMSAAELRSLEEMSMRRGFFNLKREAKRESKNKVEISNPIPIKVASTNELSLTDIESDEFSNRSSMALDDQISVASSTDDLKGEGGGQDGHRSSVRDRVAHFGSLAKQNSSQMGQMMKRFSFSQRSKEESPSEGSTPSGQNSAAPSPQVESKVFNMLRKHSQKVQPEAADTKKVFIPELVDKIFPAPLQLPTVVAPIAPETRELELQRRNTGDFGFSLRRTTMLDRSPDGGVYRRVVHFAEPGAGTKDLALGLVPGDRLVEINGRNVENKSRDEIVEMIRQSGDTVRLKVQPILELSELSRCWLRHIEGLRREARHESGEEDQFSPFQTSHVAVKKPPVWPGPCLS; the protein is encoded by the exons ATGTTTAATTTgataaagaaagacaaagagaaggaAGGGAGcaggaaagagaagaaagagaagaaggagaGAATGTCTGCAGCAGAGCTGCGCAGCCTGGAGGAGATGAGCATGAGGCGGGGTTTTTTCAATCTTAAGAGGGAGGCTAAGCGGGAGTCCAAGAACAAAGTGGAGATCTCCAACCCCATTCCTATCAAAGTGGCCAGCACCAATGAGCTGTCCCTCACTGACATTGAGTCAGATGAGTTCAGCAACCGAAGCAGCATGGCCTTGGACGATCAGATCAGTGTGGCCAGCTCCACTGATGACTTGAAAGGAGAGGGAGGAGGTCAGGACGGACATCGCAGCTCTGTACGGGACCGCGTGGCTCACTTTGGTTCTCTTGCCAAGCAGAACTCCTCACAGATGGGGCAGATGATGAAACGTTTCTCCTTCTCCCAGAGGAGCAAGGAAGAGAGCCCGTCAGAGGGCTCCACACCTTCTGGACAGAACTCTGCTGCTCCATCACCGCAGGTCGAAAGTAAAGTGTTCAACATGCTTCGCAAGCACAGCCAAAAAGTTCAACCAGAGGCGGCAGACACcaaaaaagttttcatcccTGAACTAGTTGATAAGATTTTTCCCGCACCTTTGCAGCTGCCTACTGTGGTTGCACCAATTGCCCCAGAAACACGggagctggagctgcagaggcGCAACACTGGTGACTTTGGGTTCTCTTTACGCCGAACCACTATGTTAGATCGCAGCCCTGATGGAGGGGTCTACAGGCGCGTGGTCCACTTCGCCGAGCCTGGTGCTGGCACTAAGGACTTGGCGCTTGGACTTGTGCCTGGCGACAGGCTGGTGGAGATAAACGGCCGGAATGTGGAGAACAAGAGCCGTGACGAGATAGTTGAGATGATCCGTCAGTCAGGAGACACAGTGAGGTTGAAGGTCCAGCCCATCCTGGAGCTGAGCGAGCTGAGCCGCTGCTGGCTGAGGCACATCGAGGGGCTGCGCAGAGAGGCCCGACAC GAATCAGGGGAAGAGGATCAGTTTTCTCCTTTCCAGACGTCTCATGTTGCAGTTAAGAAACCTCCAGTGTGGCCTGGACCATGCCTGTCATAA
- the LOC103474315 gene encoding uncharacterized protein LOC103474315 isoform X2, which translates to MAFSTRFSFWEQKIKEENKAGGKSLEVDRLASRAQSVPGLDPGRAIFRAKSPSAASWDESAGPARGSAPPIITVPVKVTELFKSPETPLKMTFKLNRSKPSQVQTIEAASSGHGNDENNGESIPNGLNNGNVDPLDTNTSQMDLTDEQRTAHKTEGNVVPLVIKNVVSIQGDEAKMLTQNLGKTKEEAKFTAEAVKTVQAPRTAPLTKTVPAFFFKHDIIKTENKASIPQALTHFMIGDKRKGLCSQTRKEQVEKGKPPEEKKKSELMETNRECTEGTTTQVLQDTDYFTYLKTSSAPIGLPQTASKVTSRHSSLLSVEGFVAPPKSAPLTSCTDVTSATSSATPCSPPACKSSGLPPLHSVLSANPSQQASGSQEEFQWSRATYLTYESGEEDQFSPFQTSHVAVKKPPVWPGPCLS; encoded by the exons ATGGCATTTTCAACTCGCTTCTCCTTCTGGGAGCAAAAG ATCAAAGAAGAGAACAAGGCGGGAGGCAAAAGT TTGGAAGTTGACAGGCTGGCAAGCCGGGCCCAATCAGTCCCTGGTCTAGATCCTGGCAGAGCGATATTCAGGGCAAAAAGTccttcagcagcttcctgggATGAATCTGCTGGTCCTGCCCGAGGTTCCGCCCCACCAATCATCACAGTGCCTGTTAAAGTCACTGAGCTCTTCAAAAGCCCTGAAACACCACTGAAgatgacatttaaattaaacagatcTAAGCCTTCACAAGTCCAAACGATAGAGGCAGCTAGCTCTGGGCATGGAAACGATGAAAACAATGGCGAAAGTATTCCGAATGGTCTGAACAATGGTAATGTTGATCCTTTGGACACCAATACCAGCCAAATGGACCTTACAGATGAACAGAGGACAGCACACAAAACAGAAGGAAATGTGGTTCCTcttgttattaaaaatgttgtgtcCATACAGGGTGATGAGGCAAAGATGCTAACTCAAAATTTAGGAAAAACTAAAGAGGAAGCCAAATTTACAGCTGAAGCAGTCAAAACAGTTCAAGCACCAAGAACAGCTCCACTGACAAAGACAGTGCCAGCATTCTTCTTTAAACATGACattatcaaaacagaaaataaagcgAGTATTCCACAAGCACTGACACATTTTATGATCGGTGACAAAAGAAAAGGGCTTTGCTCACAAACCAGGAAGGAACAAGTAGAGAAAGGGAAACCacctgaagagaagaagaaaagtgagCTAATGGAAACAAATCGGGAGTGTACAGAGGGTACAACCACCCAGGTGTTACAGGATACcgattatttcacatatttaaagaCTTCATCAGCTCCTATTGGCTTACCTCAGACTGCTTCCAAAGTTACTTCTAGACATTCTTCTCTCCTTTCAGTTGAGGGATTTGTCGCACCTCCCAAGTCAGCTCCCCTGACTTCCTGTACAGATGTCACGTCTGCCACCTCTTCAGCCACTCCTTGTAGCCCACCTGCCTGTAAATCCTCGGGCTTGCCTCCACTGCATTCTGTCCTTAGTGCAAATCCCTCTCAACAAGCTTCAGGAAGTCAGGAAGAGTTCCAGTGGTCCCGTGCAACATATCTGACCTAC GAATCAGGGGAAGAGGATCAGTTTTCTCCTTTCCAGACGTCTCATGTTGCAGTTAAGAAACCTCCAGTGTGGCCTGGACCATGCCTGTCATAA